A segment of the Triticum urartu cultivar G1812 chromosome 1, Tu2.1, whole genome shotgun sequence genome:
CAGTCTAAGCTCAGGAGTAAACATCATAGTGCGCTAAGGAGAATAAGATACTTCTAACTACTAAAACATAGTCGGGCATTGCTCACTCGAAAATCCCAAAACTTGGATCAAATTTCATGTATAAAGGGTAACATCCTGGTCCTACCAACCGGGAAGGGAACAGATGAAATCTCAATATTTCATTGTGCTTGCAAAGATTGAGTAGaaggtactccctctgtaaagaaatatgagagtgtttagatcactaaagtagtgatctaaacactcctATATTTCTTTAGAGGGAGTACTAGGCGGTAAAATATCGATCTCACAATAAAATAGCAATCTCACAAATGTAATCCTACAATTACAGATTGCATACATGTATGTATGCAAGCTGAGTCCACCAATGCAGCTATTATCTTTCCCGTGCAAAGTACTGCAAGTTTACTTTGCAAGTGTTGAACAGAAGATAAGCAAGACCATTTGTTTTGATGCAAGTATACCGGATGCTGGTTATAATCTTTCGAACATGTTACAGCTTGGCTCATTTTGGTTTGAGGTTTCACCAATTGAACCAAAGAAGGACACAGTGAATTAATATTGGAACTACTTTTTATGTCTGATGATGGAGCAGTCCAAGAGTGCAAGCAAACAAATAGTCTTTTTAGTCTAAATTAGGCTTATGTGATCAACGTGGCTGGATAGATTAATTAGTTTCCTAATTAAAGAGTACTACTTAGAATAGAAGTTCTGTTAGCAACCTCAGCTTTTAAGTCGGTTAGATTTTTTTTGGCCCTTGCACCTGGTGTGAGTCGGAGATAAAAAAGGGTCGTCAGTCTTGTCCCAGGAGATCAGTTTTTGGAGTTTTGAGTTGAGTTGAATAAACTACCAGAAAACGCTTCACATTGGGAGGCACCAAGGATGTGTTCTTGTAAATCCTAGGGATTCGTTGCTACTGTGCATGCGTCTGATCTTGTATCAGTGTCGGTGCAAGTCTTCTCCTTCGGCTTCTTACTTTCGTTTGATCTGAAGGTTTGTTCTTCTAGGTCTATTTTTCCTGCGACTATTGCTGCCGTTGTTCGTTGTTGTTTTGCATGTACCGTGAAAGGTCAGGACATCTACACGCACAATTTAGTGTCACGCTATTTTGTGCTACATCACAAGCCAAGCCATGGGCAATTGAAGTGTTGAATAATAAGCCATCAGTTTATCCTTTGTGTAGCAGCTAGCACCTCCTATTTAGTGAAACAAATTGTATGCTTACTGGCGCTGATAAGAACTGTCGTCTGCTAAGCTTTTGCATTCGCCTCTAAGCCATGATACACTGTTCATTTGTTTGATAACTGGCTTGGCTCGTTCAATTAGCAAAGAATGAGAAAGGGCTGGTTATGGTTGGAACTGCAGCAATCCTATGATCTATCTAGAAAACGTATAATGATGCATGTAATTGAATGAGAAAGGGCTGGTTATGGTTGGAACTGCAGCAATCCTATGATCTATCTAGAAAACGTATAATGATGCATGtaattagtactccctccatcccaaaataagtgtctcaagcttagtacaactttgtactagagttagtacaaagttgagacacttattttgggacggagggagtactagaaAAAAATAGGCCTTGGCTATCGGCATGATCTATTTTGCAGGGCAAGGAACCCAAGAGGAGCTCAAGTTGGGAGCCAGGCTGTTCAAGCAGGTGGTGAATGAAGTGTCCTGTGCCATGCGAGGATGAAGAACGATGATCCCATGGCTGAAATGGGATGGAGGGTGAACAGTGATGAAGAAATCTGAAGGCTGCGATTTCTCCTATGTGTTTTGGAGGAATCCAGTAAAACTGTGTAGGTTTTGTTCTGTTAAGCCAATGACTCTGTGAGCTATCTTTGAAGATAAGCTTCCTGTTGTTTGGAACCTGTTCTGGGGTCTCAGCCCCTGTCgttgctactccctccgttcctaaatataagtctttttagagattccaatatggactacatacttCCGTGCTGATGCAACAATATGGaattatatttaggaacggagggagtagttctgAATTTCTGATGCTTGCTAACACTAGTGATTCATCTAAGTTTTATTCCCACATGGAAACCTATTTGCATTGTCTCAGTTCTAAAAATtgtgcatcatattgttgcattggcAATCAGGCTTATATATGAGGGCTCAGTTTTGTTTCCAAACCAAACAATGCACATCCAGTTTAGGAGAAAGCATGAATATGAGTATTCGTACCGAATCCTAGCTGATCCTTGTAAGAGGAGAAGGGTTCGGTGTTGTCCTCCTTAGGCGCGACATCCTTGACGAGCTCGGCGTActccttcctctcctgcatctcCCGGAGCTTCTCCAGCCTCGCCTTGAGCTCATCGCTCTGCACGGGCACAGCCAAATCAAAAACTTATATCTGGCTAAACCTCACCAACTCGGACCACGGGTGTCGCCGTGGCTGCAACTCACCTTCTCGCGGGGCTTGGGACTGGACAGCACGAATTGAGCGCCTTGCAAGAGCTGTCTGAGAGGTGGGCGGCCGCGGGAGCAGTCGGCGCACCAGATGGCGCGGATGGAGCGGTAGGGGACGGCCCGCTCAGAAGAGAGGGCGGAGGCCAGACCCCGGAGGTCGTCGGAGAGGTCGGGGGAGCCGGCGGCGGAGGAGAGGAAAGAGCGGATGGGATCGGTGGCGGTGACAACGAGTCCCGGCGTAGCGGTGCCGGCTGACATGGCTGCTGCTTCAGATTTGGGATGAGACCATACGGCGATGAGCAGGGGTGACGACGGCGGTGAGATCTGATGGGCGGACGGGAGAATTCAGGGATGCCGGCGAGGTGGTATGTGGGAGCGGCGCGATTACGATGGTCGTGTCGACGTCGGTCGTCGCGGCTCACGGGCACCCTCTGTTTGCACGACCCAAATCTGTTTTTTTTAATCATCTCCTCATTTATTCACCCCATTGTTAGATTCACGTTACCCCGTCGGATCATTTTTCCTGTGCGATCCTGGCCGTCCGTTCTCGGGCTGGTTTGCTGTAAGCAAACAGATCATCGCCCGATCGCCTTGGCCTTTGGATAAATTTTCAATCGCAACGTTCTCAAAAAAAAATCAATTGCAACTAATTGTAAATTTGATGCCCCCACCAGGGCATTTCGTCATTTCATTTGTTGGCGTATAAAAGGAAGCCGCTCTAGTTGCGGAGACCTAGTTGCGTGCATTCTCCCGCACTCACGACCCTCTCCTCTTCCCGGCCATGGCTCCCCACCCTCTTCCGCCGCCATCTCTACCTCCCACCCTCCGGCCGCCAGCTCTGCCTCCTCCCTTCCTGTCACAACCCAAATTTCTCCTAAATTTTGGTTGTGAAATTAGAAGCATATGCATCCATGATTTCCTTGCATATTTGGCTTTTGAGGCTAACAAGGACAACATTTGAATTCAAACTACCATTTGAATTTAATTAGAAGCCATGGAGGCCTCACCCTAAAAATGATTTTCAGAAAAAACTTGCATCTAGGGTTATGTTTTGCCCTATTTATTTTGAGTGGACCAGGGTTTGAAAATAGTATAATTTGTGCAATTAAACTATAAGTAAAATTCTGGAGATAATAAATAAAAcacaaaaagaaataaaaacaaC
Coding sequences within it:
- the LOC125511354 gene encoding uncharacterized protein LOC125511354, coding for MSAGTATPGLVVTATDPIRSFLSSAAGSPDLSDDLRGLASALSSERAVPYRSIRAIWCADCSRGRPPLRQLLQGAQFVLSSPKPREKSDELKARLEKLREMQERKEYAELVKDVAPKEDNTEPFSSYKDQLGFGLHVVVIMFTGYLVGFATFKALFSNSPVMNAAGGILGVVGGMLMETVLFIIRSSSKELSSSVPRSKKLQ